The Salvelinus fontinalis isolate EN_2023a chromosome 24, ASM2944872v1, whole genome shotgun sequence genome has a segment encoding these proteins:
- the LOC129822023 gene encoding inositol-tetrakisphosphate 1-kinase-like — MSQLLDRFASYRIMSQLQNSLRDWQISSPPYLEISTSDLSVIQQDVESKGLSFPLICKTRVAHGSCSHDMSLIFSMAGLSEAHPPCVLQSFVNHGAVLHKVFVVGEDHFTVERPSLKNFPPGPYERKTIFFNSHEVSKPESCSHLTALDEEVSRLPPPSGEAMVALVRELRAELGMALFGVDVIVNINTHTLTIIDINIFPGYEGVPQFFSSLLSHIESVLDHQELKVPQATCPPAPSAPQADL; from the exons ATGAGCCAGCTACTGGATCGCTTTGCCTCCTATCGGATTATGAGCCAGCTCCAGAACTCCCTGAGAG ACTGGCAAATCAGCAGCCCTCCCTACCTGGAGATCAGCACCAGTGACCTGTCAGTCATCCAGCAGGACGTGGAGAGCAAGGGCCTCAGCTTCCCTCTGA TCTGTAAAACCAGGGTGGCTCATGGATCCTGTTCCCATGAC ATGTCTCTGATCTTCAGTATGGCTGGTCTGTCAGAGGCCCACCCTCCCTGTGTGCTGCAGAGCTTCGTCAACCACGGTGCCGTGCTGCACAAGGTGTTTGTGGTGGGAGAGGACCACTTCACTGTGGAGAGGCCCTCGCTGAAGAACTTCCCCCCTGGACCCTATG AGAGGAAGACAATCTTCTTCAACAGCCACGAGGTGTCCAAGCCAGAGTCCTGCTCCCACCTCACTGCA CTGGATGAGGAGGTGTCGAGGTTGCCTCCCCCCAGTGGTGAGGCCATGGTGGCCCTAGTAAGAGAGCTGAGGGCAGAGCTGGGCATGGCTCTGTTCGGGGTGGACGTCATCGtcaacatcaacacacacaccctcactatcATCGACATTAACATCTTCCCAG GCTATGAGGGAGTGCCTCagttcttctcctccctcctcagtcACATTGAGTCAGTATTGGACCACCAGGAACTGAAAGTCCCCCAGGCAACATGTCCTCCTGCTCCCTCTGCCCCCCAGGCTGACCTCTGA
- the LOC129822022 gene encoding golgin subfamily A member 6-like protein 22 codes for MGVFIFTALFWTLSGVGCLPLSSSLQVGKVGDCIQDSLNSNGGVPHPGCDKQKTDDAVHRHQGLLRELQELAQEERERERDYGREKERNEENQAEGERDRERREEEEQNDDQKETEKEELREKEMKAEGVEEEKVEMKDITNEEMREEPRLEEKRGDEEENAKELEELFSKELRKIGEEEKEDRELEELLKELKKKRYESVKEKELQSGSEAEEERKKHEEEEQKKGERERLEIIEIEERKRSKERNNNEVELLVEKEKVERELKELLEEQDSKKNVEKEKEREEKQEELAELLKKMKRVQEEEEERKEEEKRETAGDEAKVDNEREKEGEIRKELEKVKAGESKEVKDPQQKRVMEKASDESTRQFEKERNRDDDDDEEADEADEVENNEDWEEEEEDEDKKEDVEQDEGEELLEIEAELRKVAAELRELHRSR; via the exons ATGGGAGTTTTTATTTTCACGGCGTTGTTTTGGACCTTAAGTGGAG tgggaTGCCtgcctctatcctcctctctacaggtTGGAAAG GTTGGTGACTGTATCCAGGACTCCCTGAATAGTAACGGCGGTGTGCCACATCCTGGCTGTGACAAACAGAAAACTG ATGATGCTGTCCACAGGCACCAGGGTCTCCTGAGGGAGCTGCAGGAGCTGGCCCAGGAGG agagggaaagagagagagactatgggAGGGAGAAAGAGCGAAATGAGGAGAACcaggctgagggagagagggacagagagaggagggaggaggaggagcagaatGATGACCAGAAGGAGACTGAGAAAgaagaactgagagagaaagagatgaaggcagaaggggtagaggaggagaaggtggagaTGAAGGACATAACAaatgaggagatgagagaagagCCCAGACTGGAGGAGAAAAGGGGGGATGAGGAAGAGAACGCGAAAGAGCTGGAGGAGCTCTTCTCAAAGGAGCTAAggaagataggagaggaggaaaaagagGACAGGGAGCTTGAGGAGCTGCTCAAGGAACTGAAGAAGAAAAGGTACGAGTCGGTGAAGGAGAAAGAGCTCCAGAGTGGGTCagaagcagaggaggagaggaagaagcatgaggaggaggagcagaaaaagggagagagagagcggctaGAAATTATTGAGATTGAAGAGAGGAAACGCAGCAAGGAGAGGAACAACAACGAGGTGGAGCTGCTGGTGGAGAAAGAGAAGGTGGAGCGGGAGCTCAAGGAGCTGCTGGAGGAACAGGACAGCAAGAAGAACGTGGagaaggaaaaagagagggaggaaaaacAGGAGGAACTAGCGGAGCTCCTCAAAAAGATGAAACGTGtgcaagaggaggaggaggagagaaaagaggaggagaaaagagaaaCTGCCGGGGATGAGGCGAAAGTGGACAACGAGcgcgagaaggagggagagattcGCAAGGAATTGGAGAAGGTGAAAGCGGGAGAGAGTAAGGAGGTTAAGGATCCTCAGcagaagagagtgatggagaaagCGAGTGATGAGTCGACCCGTCAGTTTGAAAAGGAGAGGAACAGGGACGATGACGATGATGAAGAAGCAGATGAGGCAGATGAGGTTGAAAACAATGAGGattgggaggaggaagaggaggatgaggacaaAAAGGAGGATGTTGAGCAGGATGAAGGAGAA GAGCTTCTGGAGATTGAGGCAGAGCTGCGAAAAGTGGCTGCAGAGCTTCGGGAGCTTCACAGGAGTCGTTAA